The Bombus huntii isolate Logan2020A chromosome 6, iyBomHunt1.1, whole genome shotgun sequence genome window below encodes:
- the LOC126866250 gene encoding uncharacterized protein LOC126866250 isoform X1, with protein MAGNSFRRLWSWISIMILPGCLFSLNGEQVPCVPYLSDTIDENYNDSKAEVMLFLREDCNSETNTTDMATDIQDYFDRFNFDVQITVIPLSLSCETKTWGLDALLRVLGERRAKALVAALDSPMCEVTVKLAHLWNMPLFTWTCPLKDSEERQVSSIVRLSPSLPMIAKALAEMLIHLQWKTVAIIGTDHEPWMSLERALLNSLQSIGAVVRRRAVLPRRASFEQIRKILRTVYKVSRRVTVLCLPTSDEDGLITRVLSEIDNVQQTSNSMWDSMTVIVHTEDDDLFLPPGNTSISYFDSATSNVSLATLTPLNLSDSALNVSYETTFDDYDDSVAVADTLEEAEEQETRQRPWNKSKTSNRFHPPRNLSSTFLERLITITPLDYRYDVEKVFEGVERYMVPTLMDRLNETLNILMNDNSSINAFNNKIYTYVMLDWRVDAWKPIMITVEGREKLFVRKLSTNAVAFRNMNDTDLPRCNIDVNGIPFIDCTENTSDESALRIAHIVTIILGSLLLTVFAISVAILIRKKLLKKRMSKGTYKIILTTSDFVFPQVPQVDSRRVDEGIERMLCCWLQQLQEFGGPEVEKPDLLQLGSVSSLKPCLRTSTGNLTRHNFLKDPRARYNGDFVQLKELPTQGTFELKSKTMDVLAMIHGLRHENLNPLIGCLNEPTRPCLVYEYCSRGSLEDVLVQDEIKLDWSFRLSFLTDLVRGMRYLHGTPVRVHGYLTSRNCVIDARWVLKVTDYGLPVFHEAQNIVPPAKTARDLLWTAPELLRQPNLRKKGTQAGDVYSFGIIMQEVVVRGEPFCMLALSPEDIIEKVMKPPPLIRPSVSKGAAPPEAINIMRQCWAEAADMRPDFNDVHDLFKKLNHGRKVNIVDTMFQMLEKYSNNLEELIRERTEQLDMEKKKTEQLLNRMLPSSVAEKLKLGMPVDPEEFREVTIYFSDIVGFTTISAHSTPFQVVDLLNDLYTCFDATINAYTVYKVETIGDAYMVVGGCPVRIPDHASQIATMALDLLHQSGKFKLKHLPNTQLRLRIGLHTGPCCAGVIGLTMPRYCLFGDTVNTASRMESTGAPWRIHLSQVTRDRLIQAGGYQIEYRGRTEVKGKGKMPTYWLLGKQGFDKELPKPPTLGENHGLNESLIFESSMNEESIVSADGTPISMALSCEDTKEEDERKNHNECRNVNVDDVDTARNIDKNAETCKVAVSVHDKQVQDSSSSSKSAPVLPSKIKPDEKENDDANPATVVKTTSDTQAALGTSAIFCTETAVLGASTTSLTSISSSATVPYRPGPPRHRRIAGYIDENDLSTPYNHYRCLSPNEHYGKSTGCRFLKRQFSLDRPDETACLGFTEPANYQPQLQHHHYQQQQQNTNTAPTRLYKQNSAGAANDLERIEEVPSTPAPLLHHYRQTASVSLSVESLTLR; from the exons ATGGCCGGGAACTCTTTTCGCCGGCTTTGGTCGTGGATCTCGATCATGATCCTGCCCGGATGTTTGTTTTCTTTGAATGGTGAACAAGTTCCATGCGTTCCTTATTTGTCGGATACGATCGACGAGAATTACAACGATAGCAAAGCGGAAGTAATGCTCTTCTTAAGAGAAGATTGCAACAGCGAGACGAATACCACCGATATGGCCACGGATATTCAAGACTATTTCGATCGATTTAATTTCGACGTGCAGATCACCGTTATACCCTTATCGC TGTCGTGCGAAACGAAAACTTGGGGTCTCGACGCTCTGTTACGTGTACTTGGTGAAAGAAGAGCAAAAGCTCTCGTAGCCGCTCTCGACTCACCTATGTGCGAAGTTACCGTTAAACTCGCGCATCTCTGGAACATGCCGTTGTTCACATGGACTTGTCCTTTG AAAGACTCGGAGGAAAGGCAAGTTTCATCGATCGTTAGGCTGTCGCCGTCGTTACCTATGATAGCGAAAGCCCTCGCGGAGATGCTGATACACTTACAATGGAAAACCGTAGCGATAATAGGAACag ATCACGAGCCATGGATGAGTCTCGAAAGAGCATTGTTGAACTCTTTGCAAAGTATCGGAGCTGTAGTACGACGACGCGCGGTACTACCACGGCGAGCTTCTTTCGAAcaaattcgaaaaattcttCGCACCGTTTACAAGGTTTCTCGCAGAG TTACGGTGTTATGTCTACCCACATCCGACGAAGACGGATTAATAACTCGTGTCCTCTCCGAGATAGATAACGTACAGCAAACCTCTAATTCCATGTGGGACTCTATGACCGTGATTGTTCATACGGAAGACGATGACCTCTTTCTACCACCCGGAAACACTTCGATTTCTTATTTCGATTCAGCAACGTCCAACGTTTCGCTGGCGACTCTAACACCCTTGAATCTCTCTGACTCTGCCTTGAACGTGTCCTATGAAACGACATTTGACGACTACGATGACAGCGTAGCGGTAGCAGACACGTTGGAGGAAGCGGAAGAGCAAGAAACCAGACAACGACCATGGAATAAATCAAAAACAAGTAACCGATTCCACCCGCCAAGAAACTTGAGCTCAACTTTTCTAGAAAGATTGATCACGATAACACCCCTCGATTACAG ATATGACGTAGAAAAAGTATTCGAGGGCGTAGAACGATATATGGTACCGACGTTGATGGACCGTTTGAACGAAACTCTTAATATCTTAATGAACGACAATTCTAGTATAAATGCATTCAATAACAAGATCTACACGTACGTTATGCTGGACTGGCGTGTTGACGCCTGGAAACCTATAATGATCACCGTGGAAGGACGTGAAAAATTGTTTGTTCGAAAGTTATCGACGAATGCGGTGGCTTTTCGTAATATGAATGACACTGATCTTCCGAGATGCAACATCGATGTCAACGGGATTCCCTTTATCGATTGTACAG AGAATACTTCCGACGAATCAGCATTGCGTATCGCACATATCGTGACTATCATCCTGGGGTCGCTCTTACTAACTGTGTTCGCAATATCGGTCGCAATCTTGATTAG AAAGAAGTTGCTTAAGAAGAGAATGTCCAAGGGTACGTACAAGATCATTTTAACCACGTCGGATTTCGTATTTCCTCAAGTGCCTCAAGTAGATTCCAGAAGG GTGGACGAGGGTATCGAGAGAATGTTATGCTGTTGGTTGCAACAACTGCAAGAGTTTGGTGGACCCGAAGTAGAAAAGCCAGATCTACTTCAACTAGGTAGCGTATCTTCCCTGAAACCATGTTTACGAACTAGCACAGGAAATCTGACGCGTCATAATTTCTTGAAGGATCCTCGTGCAAGATACAAC GGTGACTTTGTGCAACTGAAAGAACTACCAACTCAGGGTACGTTTGAACTGAAAAGCAAAACTATGGATGTATTGGCCATG ATTCATGGTCTGCGTCATGAGAATCTCAATCCTCTGATAGGATGTTTGAATGAACCGACAAGACCGTGCCTTGTTTACGAATATTGTTCAAGAGGATCGTTGGAAGACGTACTGGTGCAGGACGAGATCAAGCTCGATTGGTCCTTCAGATTGTCGTTCCTCACCGATCTTGTGCGg GGTATGAGATATCTTCATGGTACACCAGTGCGTGTACACGGTTATCTTACTTCGCGAAATTGCGTCATCGATGCTCGCTGGGTTCTCAAGGTAACCGATTATGGACTGCCTGTTTTTCACGAAGCACAAAATATCGTTCCTCCGGCAAAAACCGCTAGGG ATCTTTTGTGGACGGCACCCGAACTATTAAGGCAACCAAATCTTCGAAAGAAGGGAACGCAAGCCGGAGATGTTTACAGTTTTGGTATTATTATGCAGGAAGTGGTAGTCCGCGGAGAACCATTTTGCATGCTCGCTTTGTCCCCGGAAG ATATCATCGAGAAAGTGATGAAACCACCGCCACTGATTCGGCCGTCTGTAAGCAAAGGTGCCGCACCGCCGGAAGCGATAAATATCATGCGTCAATGTTGGGCAGAAGCAGCGGACATGAGACCCGATTTTAACGATGTTCACGATCTCTTCAAGAAGCTTAATCATGGAAG AAAAGTCAATATCGTCGATACGATGTTTCAAATGTTGGAAAAGTACTCGAACAATCTGGAAGAGCTAATACGCGAGCGCACCGAACAACTCGACatggaaaagaagaaaacggaACAGCTATTGAATCGAATGTTACCCAG CTCTGTTGCTGAGAAATTGAAGCTGGGCATGCCCGTTGATCCTGAAGAATTCCGTGAAGTAACAATCTATTTCTCGGACATTGTTGGCTTCACGACCATCTCTGCACACTCGACCCCGTTCCAAGTAGTCGATCTTTTGAACGACTTGTATACCTGCTTCGATGCCACGATCAACGCATATACTGTATATAAG GTGGAAACTATAGGAGACGCTTACATGGTCGTAGGTGGCTGTCCGGTAAGAATACCAGACCATGCTTCTCAAATAGCTACCATGGCGCTCGATTTACTGCACCAAAGCGGAAAATTCAAGTTGAAACATCTGCCAAATACGCAACTGAGACTTCGAATTGGCCTTCATACCG GTCCCTGTTGCGCCGGTGTTATTGGCCTGACTATGCCAAGATACTGCCTTTTCGGTGATACCGTTAATACCGCATCGAGGATGGAGTCTACCGGTGCACCATGGCGTATCCACCTCAGCCAAGTGACAAGAGATCGACTGATTCAGGCGGGTGGATATCAGATCGAATACCGTGGACGGACAGAAGTTAAAGGCAAGGGAAAAATGCCTACTTATTGGTTACTAGGGAAACAAGGCTTCGATAAGGAACTTCCAAAACCACCCACGCTCGG GGAAAACCATGG GCTGAACGAGAGTCTAATATTTGAGAGCTCAATGAACGAAGAAAGCATCGTATCGGCAGACGGCACGCCTATATCCATGGCTTTGTCTTGCGAAGATACAAAGGAGGAGGACGAACGCAAAAACCATAACGAATGTCGCAACGTAAACGTCGACGATGTCGATACAGCcagaaatatcgataaaaatgcaGAGACGTGTAAAGTTGCAGTGTCTGTGCACGATAAACAAGTTCAGGATTCAAGTTCTTCCTCGAAATCAGCGCCAGTTTTACCGTCGAAGATAAAACCGGACGAAAAAGAGAACGACGACGCGAATCCAGCTACCGTCGTCAAAACTACCAGCGATACTCAAGCGGCTCTAGGAACATCTGCTATATTTTGTACGGAAACAGCCGTTCTTGGCGCATCTACCACTTCCCTTACGTCGATTTCAAGCTCGGCTACGGTCCCTTATAGACCGGGACCGCCAAGACATCGAAGAATAGCTGGTTATATCGATGAGAACGACTTGAGCACGCCATACAATCATTACAGATGTCTGTCTCCGAACGAACATTATGGCAA AAGTACAGGTTGTCGTTTCTTGAAGAGGCAGTTCAGTCTGGATCGGCCCGATGAAACCGCCTGCCTTGGTTTTACCGAACCGGCCAATTATCAGCCGCAGCTTCAACACCATCATTATCAGCAACAGCAACAAAACACGAATACGGCACCAACAAGACTGTACAAACAAAACAGCGCGGGCGCAGCGAATGACTTGGAACGTATCGAAGAGGTTCCATCTACTCCGGCACCTCTTCTTCATCACTACAGACAAACCGCATCCGTTTCTCTTTCTGTCGAGTCTTTAACGCTTCGTTGA
- the LOC126866250 gene encoding uncharacterized protein LOC126866250 isoform X3, with protein MAGNSFRRLWSWISIMILPGCLFSLNGEQVPCVPYLSDTIDENYNDSKAEVMLFLREDCNSETNTTDMATDIQDYFDRFNFDVQITVIPLSLSCETKTWGLDALLRVLGERRAKALVAALDSPMCEVTVKLAHLWNMPLFTWTCPLKDSEERQVSSIVRLSPSLPMIAKALAEMLIHLQWKTVAIIGTDHEPWMSLERALLNSLQSIGAVVRRRAVLPRRASFEQIRKILRTVYKVSRRDNVQQTSNSMWDSMTVIVHTEDDDLFLPPGNTSISYFDSATSNVSLATLTPLNLSDSALNVSYETTFDDYDDSVAVADTLEEAEEQETRQRPWNKSKTSNRFHPPRNLSSTFLERLITITPLDYRYDVEKVFEGVERYMVPTLMDRLNETLNILMNDNSSINAFNNKIYTYVMLDWRVDAWKPIMITVEGREKLFVRKLSTNAVAFRNMNDTDLPRCNIDVNGIPFIDCTENTSDESALRIAHIVTIILGSLLLTVFAISVAILIRKKLLKKRMSKGTYKIILTTSDFVFPQVPQVDSRRVDEGIERMLCCWLQQLQEFGGPEVEKPDLLQLGSVSSLKPCLRTSTGNLTRHNFLKDPRARYNGDFVQLKELPTQGTFELKSKTMDVLAMIHGLRHENLNPLIGCLNEPTRPCLVYEYCSRGSLEDVLVQDEIKLDWSFRLSFLTDLVRGMRYLHGTPVRVHGYLTSRNCVIDARWVLKVTDYGLPVFHEAQNIVPPAKTARDLLWTAPELLRQPNLRKKGTQAGDVYSFGIIMQEVVVRGEPFCMLALSPEDIIEKVMKPPPLIRPSVSKGAAPPEAINIMRQCWAEAADMRPDFNDVHDLFKKLNHGRKVNIVDTMFQMLEKYSNNLEELIRERTEQLDMEKKKTEQLLNRMLPSSVAEKLKLGMPVDPEEFREVTIYFSDIVGFTTISAHSTPFQVVDLLNDLYTCFDATINAYTVYKVETIGDAYMVVGGCPVRIPDHASQIATMALDLLHQSGKFKLKHLPNTQLRLRIGLHTGPCCAGVIGLTMPRYCLFGDTVNTASRMESTGAPWRIHLSQVTRDRLIQAGGYQIEYRGRTEVKGKGKMPTYWLLGKQGFDKELPKPPTLGENHGLNESLIFESSMNEESIVSADGTPISMALSCEDTKEEDERKNHNECRNVNVDDVDTARNIDKNAETCKVAVSVHDKQVQDSSSSSKSAPVLPSKIKPDEKENDDANPATVVKTTSDTQAALGTSAIFCTETAVLGASTTSLTSISSSATVPYRPGPPRHRRIAGYIDENDLSTPYNHYRCLSPNEHYGRSTGCRFLKRQFSLDRPDETACLGFTEPANYQPQLQHHHYQQQQQNTNTAPTRLYKQNSAGAANDLERIEEVPSTPAPLLHHYRQTASVSLSVESLTLR; from the exons ATGGCCGGGAACTCTTTTCGCCGGCTTTGGTCGTGGATCTCGATCATGATCCTGCCCGGATGTTTGTTTTCTTTGAATGGTGAACAAGTTCCATGCGTTCCTTATTTGTCGGATACGATCGACGAGAATTACAACGATAGCAAAGCGGAAGTAATGCTCTTCTTAAGAGAAGATTGCAACAGCGAGACGAATACCACCGATATGGCCACGGATATTCAAGACTATTTCGATCGATTTAATTTCGACGTGCAGATCACCGTTATACCCTTATCGC TGTCGTGCGAAACGAAAACTTGGGGTCTCGACGCTCTGTTACGTGTACTTGGTGAAAGAAGAGCAAAAGCTCTCGTAGCCGCTCTCGACTCACCTATGTGCGAAGTTACCGTTAAACTCGCGCATCTCTGGAACATGCCGTTGTTCACATGGACTTGTCCTTTG AAAGACTCGGAGGAAAGGCAAGTTTCATCGATCGTTAGGCTGTCGCCGTCGTTACCTATGATAGCGAAAGCCCTCGCGGAGATGCTGATACACTTACAATGGAAAACCGTAGCGATAATAGGAACag ATCACGAGCCATGGATGAGTCTCGAAAGAGCATTGTTGAACTCTTTGCAAAGTATCGGAGCTGTAGTACGACGACGCGCGGTACTACCACGGCGAGCTTCTTTCGAAcaaattcgaaaaattcttCGCACCGTTTACAAGGTTTCTCGCAGAG ATAACGTACAGCAAACCTCTAATTCCATGTGGGACTCTATGACCGTGATTGTTCATACGGAAGACGATGACCTCTTTCTACCACCCGGAAACACTTCGATTTCTTATTTCGATTCAGCAACGTCCAACGTTTCGCTGGCGACTCTAACACCCTTGAATCTCTCTGACTCTGCCTTGAACGTGTCCTATGAAACGACATTTGACGACTACGATGACAGCGTAGCGGTAGCAGACACGTTGGAGGAAGCGGAAGAGCAAGAAACCAGACAACGACCATGGAATAAATCAAAAACAAGTAACCGATTCCACCCGCCAAGAAACTTGAGCTCAACTTTTCTAGAAAGATTGATCACGATAACACCCCTCGATTACAG ATATGACGTAGAAAAAGTATTCGAGGGCGTAGAACGATATATGGTACCGACGTTGATGGACCGTTTGAACGAAACTCTTAATATCTTAATGAACGACAATTCTAGTATAAATGCATTCAATAACAAGATCTACACGTACGTTATGCTGGACTGGCGTGTTGACGCCTGGAAACCTATAATGATCACCGTGGAAGGACGTGAAAAATTGTTTGTTCGAAAGTTATCGACGAATGCGGTGGCTTTTCGTAATATGAATGACACTGATCTTCCGAGATGCAACATCGATGTCAACGGGATTCCCTTTATCGATTGTACAG AGAATACTTCCGACGAATCAGCATTGCGTATCGCACATATCGTGACTATCATCCTGGGGTCGCTCTTACTAACTGTGTTCGCAATATCGGTCGCAATCTTGATTAG AAAGAAGTTGCTTAAGAAGAGAATGTCCAAGGGTACGTACAAGATCATTTTAACCACGTCGGATTTCGTATTTCCTCAAGTGCCTCAAGTAGATTCCAGAAGG GTGGACGAGGGTATCGAGAGAATGTTATGCTGTTGGTTGCAACAACTGCAAGAGTTTGGTGGACCCGAAGTAGAAAAGCCAGATCTACTTCAACTAGGTAGCGTATCTTCCCTGAAACCATGTTTACGAACTAGCACAGGAAATCTGACGCGTCATAATTTCTTGAAGGATCCTCGTGCAAGATACAAC GGTGACTTTGTGCAACTGAAAGAACTACCAACTCAGGGTACGTTTGAACTGAAAAGCAAAACTATGGATGTATTGGCCATG ATTCATGGTCTGCGTCATGAGAATCTCAATCCTCTGATAGGATGTTTGAATGAACCGACAAGACCGTGCCTTGTTTACGAATATTGTTCAAGAGGATCGTTGGAAGACGTACTGGTGCAGGACGAGATCAAGCTCGATTGGTCCTTCAGATTGTCGTTCCTCACCGATCTTGTGCGg GGTATGAGATATCTTCATGGTACACCAGTGCGTGTACACGGTTATCTTACTTCGCGAAATTGCGTCATCGATGCTCGCTGGGTTCTCAAGGTAACCGATTATGGACTGCCTGTTTTTCACGAAGCACAAAATATCGTTCCTCCGGCAAAAACCGCTAGGG ATCTTTTGTGGACGGCACCCGAACTATTAAGGCAACCAAATCTTCGAAAGAAGGGAACGCAAGCCGGAGATGTTTACAGTTTTGGTATTATTATGCAGGAAGTGGTAGTCCGCGGAGAACCATTTTGCATGCTCGCTTTGTCCCCGGAAG ATATCATCGAGAAAGTGATGAAACCACCGCCACTGATTCGGCCGTCTGTAAGCAAAGGTGCCGCACCGCCGGAAGCGATAAATATCATGCGTCAATGTTGGGCAGAAGCAGCGGACATGAGACCCGATTTTAACGATGTTCACGATCTCTTCAAGAAGCTTAATCATGGAAG AAAAGTCAATATCGTCGATACGATGTTTCAAATGTTGGAAAAGTACTCGAACAATCTGGAAGAGCTAATACGCGAGCGCACCGAACAACTCGACatggaaaagaagaaaacggaACAGCTATTGAATCGAATGTTACCCAG CTCTGTTGCTGAGAAATTGAAGCTGGGCATGCCCGTTGATCCTGAAGAATTCCGTGAAGTAACAATCTATTTCTCGGACATTGTTGGCTTCACGACCATCTCTGCACACTCGACCCCGTTCCAAGTAGTCGATCTTTTGAACGACTTGTATACCTGCTTCGATGCCACGATCAACGCATATACTGTATATAAG GTGGAAACTATAGGAGACGCTTACATGGTCGTAGGTGGCTGTCCGGTAAGAATACCAGACCATGCTTCTCAAATAGCTACCATGGCGCTCGATTTACTGCACCAAAGCGGAAAATTCAAGTTGAAACATCTGCCAAATACGCAACTGAGACTTCGAATTGGCCTTCATACCG GTCCCTGTTGCGCCGGTGTTATTGGCCTGACTATGCCAAGATACTGCCTTTTCGGTGATACCGTTAATACCGCATCGAGGATGGAGTCTACCGGTGCACCATGGCGTATCCACCTCAGCCAAGTGACAAGAGATCGACTGATTCAGGCGGGTGGATATCAGATCGAATACCGTGGACGGACAGAAGTTAAAGGCAAGGGAAAAATGCCTACTTATTGGTTACTAGGGAAACAAGGCTTCGATAAGGAACTTCCAAAACCACCCACGCTCGG GGAAAACCATGG GCTGAACGAGAGTCTAATATTTGAGAGCTCAATGAACGAAGAAAGCATCGTATCGGCAGACGGCACGCCTATATCCATGGCTTTGTCTTGCGAAGATACAAAGGAGGAGGACGAACGCAAAAACCATAACGAATGTCGCAACGTAAACGTCGACGATGTCGATACAGCcagaaatatcgataaaaatgcaGAGACGTGTAAAGTTGCAGTGTCTGTGCACGATAAACAAGTTCAGGATTCAAGTTCTTCCTCGAAATCAGCGCCAGTTTTACCGTCGAAGATAAAACCGGACGAAAAAGAGAACGACGACGCGAATCCAGCTACCGTCGTCAAAACTACCAGCGATACTCAAGCGGCTCTAGGAACATCTGCTATATTTTGTACGGAAACAGCCGTTCTTGGCGCATCTACCACTTCCCTTACGTCGATTTCAAGCTCGGCTACGGTCCCTTATAGACCGGGACCGCCAAGACATCGAAGAATAGCTGGTTATATCGATGAGAACGACTTGAGCACGCCATACAATCATTACAGATGTCTGTCTCCGAACGAACATTATG GAAGAAGTACAGGTTGTCGTTTCTTGAAGAGGCAGTTCAGTCTGGATCGGCCCGATGAAACCGCCTGCCTTGGTTTTACCGAACCGGCCAATTATCAGCCGCAGCTTCAACACCATCATTATCAGCAACAGCAACAAAACACGAATACGGCACCAACAAGACTGTACAAACAAAACAGCGCGGGCGCAGCGAATGACTTGGAACGTATCGAAGAGGTTCCATCTACTCCGGCACCTCTTCTTCATCACTACAGACAAACCGCATCCGTTTCTCTTTCTGTCGAGTCTTTAACGCTTCGTTGA